The following coding sequences lie in one Saccopteryx bilineata isolate mSacBil1 chromosome 5, mSacBil1_pri_phased_curated, whole genome shotgun sequence genomic window:
- the LOC136338665 gene encoding protein disulfide-isomerase-like, with protein MLRPALFCLTLAMLAPSGASPDKEDHLLVLHKGNFEEVLAAHKHLLVEFYAPWCGHCKALAPEYAKAAGKLKAEGSEIRLAKVDATEESDLAQQYGVRGYPTIKFFKNGDKSSPREYTAGREADDIVNWLKKRTGPAATTLLDRAAAGALVESSEVTVFGFFKDVESDFAKQFLLAAETIDDIPFGLTSNSVVFSKYQLDKDGVVLFKKFDEGRNDFEGEVTKEKLLDFIKHNQLPLVIEFTEQTAPKIFGGEIKTHILLFLPKSVSDYDSKLSNFKKAAESFKGKILFIFIHSDQTDNQRILELFGLKKEECPAVRLITLEEEMTKYKPESDELTAEKITDFCHRFLEGKIKPHLMSQELPEDWDKQPVKVLVGKNFEEVAFDEKKNVFVEFYAPWCGHCKQFAPIWDKLGETYKDHENIIIAKMDSTSNEVEAVKVHSFPTLKFFPTCADRTVIDYRGEWTLDGFKKFLESGGQDGAGDDDDLEDLEEAGEPDLEEDDDQKAVKDEL; from the exons ATGCTGCGTCCCGCTCTGTTCTGCCTGACCCTGGCCATGCTGGCTCCCTCGGGCGCCAGCCCTGACAAGGAGGACCACCTTCTGGTGCTCCACAAGGGCAATTTCGAGGAGGTGCTGGCGGCCCACAAACACCTGCTGGTGGAGTTCTATGCCCCCTGGTGTGGCCACTGCAAAGCTCTGGCCCCTGAGTATGCCAAAGCAGCTGGGAAACTGAAGGCCGAAGGCTCTGAAATCAGACTGGCAAAGGTGGATGCCACAGAGGAGTCTGATCTGGCCCAGCAATATGGCGTCCGAGGCTACCCTACCATCAAGTTCTTCAAGAACGGAGACAAGTCTTCCCCCAGAGAGTATACAGCTGGCAGAGAAGCTGATGACATAGTGAACTGGCTGAAGAAGCGCACGGGCCCTGCAGCCACTACATTGTTGGACCGGGCTGCCGCAGGGGCCCTGGTGGAGTCCAGTGAGGTGACAGTCTTCGGTTTCTTCAAGGATGTGGAGTCAGATTTTGCCAAGCAGTTCCTGCTGGCAGCAGAAACCATCGATGATATACCCTTCGGTCTCACCTCCAACAGTGTTGTGTTTTCCAAATACCAACTGGACAAGGATGGAGTTGttctctttaaaaagtttgacgaAGGCCGGAATGACTTTGAAGGGGAGGTCACTAAAGAGAAGCTACTCGACTTCATCAAGCACAACCAGCTGCCACTGGTCATCGAGTTCACTGAGCAG ACGGCCCCAAAGATTTTCGGAGGTGAAATCAAGACTCACATCCTGCTGTTCCTGCCAAAGAGCGTGTCTGACTATGACAGCAAACTGAGCAACTTCAAGAAAGCCGCTGAGAGCTTCAAGGGCAAGATCCTGTTTATATTCATCCACAGTGACCAGACTGACAACCAGCGCATCCTCGAGCTCTTTGGACTCAAGAAGGAGGAGTGCCCTGCCGTGCGCCTCATCACCCTGGAGGAGGAGATGACCAAGTACAAGCCTGAGTCGGATGAGCTGACGGCAGAGAAGATCACGGATTTCTGCCACCGCTTCCTGGAGGGCAAGATCAAGCCTCACCTTATGAGCCAGGAGCTGCCCGAAGACTGGGACAAGCAGCCTGTGAAAGTGCTAGTTGGGAAGAACTTCGAagag GTGGCTTTTGATGAAAAGAAGAATGTGTTTGTGGAATTCTATGCCCCATGGTGTGGTCACTGCAAACAGTTCGCTCCCATTTGGGATAAGCTGGGAGAGACCTATAAGGACCATGAAAATATTATCATTGCCAAGATGGACTCGACATCTAATGAGGTGGAGGCCGTCAAAGTGCACAGCTTCCCCACACTCAAGTTCTTCCCCACCTGTGCAGACAGAACGGTCATTGATTACAGGGGGGAGTGGACACTAGATGGTTTTAAGAAGTTCTTGGAGAGTGGCGGCCAGGATGGAGCAGGGGATGATGATGATCTGGAAGATCTAGAGGAAGCAGGGGAGCCTGACCTGGAGGAAGACGATGATCAGAAAGCTGTGAAAGACGAGCTATAA